TTGACTACAGAAATGCTTGCGCATGTTCAAAAAAACTGCAAACTTTTTaccttttgtaaacatttgcaAGTCATCTATAGAcctgttgtttttaacctgaaatcccaGTCTGgcattcttataaagcatattcttatacgATTGGGCGCAAAGTGGGCGGAAATCggccttatatatatatatatttttattttttaattcaaaaaattatattctcgtaacatattttaaaaaaggctGATTCGCTAAATAAGTCTGcgtgaaaaatttgaaaaggtTAATTTGCGAAAATCAGCCCTCGTGAAAATTAATATAATAAAGGTACTCCATCTTTAGGATTATTACAAAGGTCGCAAAGATGATAATCAAACCCCAACACTGTAAGTGAGAATGTTCACACGCTCGTCGAAAACTACTATTCTTTTCCGATTTTTATGAATCTGTTTCGTTTAGACGCTCATCGATAGACAGTGCGAACGCAGTTGGCTCTCATGTAGCGTACTTGGCGCAATACACGAAAGTCTGaactttgtttgtttacatattgTATATAAAGATATGAGAAGTAAAATGCGTTTATTTCCTATGACTGGGTTTGTGATAAAAGAATTGTTTTAAAGTAGCTACCACTTTCTATGTTCGGTTCTTCGACtgcgagaattttttttctttttttttcagaggTTCGGAACTTTCACGAAATCAGCTTTTATAACTCCACGAATTACACAAACATTTCAACCAAcgttttttgtctatttttttaagaagCAAGATTTTGTAAACCCCTATTACTTAgaacctttattttttaaattgttaatatataatttttgtaaaagaaaaattaaagaaaaattttattttataatattttataacagttaataaatatgttatatatagatatttttaTAAATGCGCTATAaccttaaaatatattttcacttaGCATAGCACTCTTTTCTGATCTTtagaaatgttaaaaacaatttttttgatataCCATATATCGGAGAATAAAATAAGTAAGGGAAAGTGActaaatgtttttctgattataTATCTCCGGTTCTTGAAACCCCCATTTTGCTCCCTTTCAGTTTAAAAACCTACCGGAGTGTGTAGTTTGAAAAGTTTTAACTTTTATCTCGAAGAAAAGTTTCCTGGACTTAACAAATTGTGGTCCGATCACAAAAATAGgtataacttttattttaaattgcgTTTTATGACTAACTGAAAAATTATCAGTCATACGGAAAGCTCTTTCTTTCTTTACCATAATAGTTTGAGTACACGCCACCCTTCTGTTAaaagtttcgttttttctcaACGCTTATCTTATCAAAAAGCTGATATAGGATatgtttgatttgtttttaatcataattttttaaatggaaaCAAACTTCTAGTTTGACAACAATAGCTTTATGCATCTAACTAATGTAGTCATTAAAACCTCTAGTACAAACCTTACTGTTATAATTAAGGGAGCCAACAAATCGATTGCCTTGTTTATTCCAGtcgtttttataaagttttacaCCACACGTTTGTGATGACAACGATTTGTTAAGCGAGCATACTCCATATAGAAATTTGTACATTTGAAATTATTTCTGTTAATCATATTAATaatgattttttgattttcgaCATGTGATTGTACAGCTGTATATACACGTGACGTGGGTGCGGTTTCGTAGGTGGATTGTTGTCATAGCTACATTCACTCCTCATTTATGAGACTAATTAAACATGGTTTTAGTGATTAGAGGTGAACAAAAGCAATTTCCGTTTTAAACtgataatgatttaaaaaacgcCCTGGGCGTAGGGCGGGCATTTTTTAGTTAAtgatactttttttaataagcaaCCAATGTTTACCCCAACACTCAAAGGGAATGAATGAAACTACAATTTCCACATTTTCATTGGCAAGCGTAAAATAAACTAGTTAAACCAAAATCAcgaacctcgatcccagggcatGTAGCTTTTTTAGATATGTGTGATATCAAAAGTACGCTACATGCCCTTCGATCGAGGTCGCGAAAATTCACAACTGTCACCTTAGGtttaataaaatcattttttttttataaaaccatcTACCATCTCAGCTCTAGTTACTTATCACATAATTTTGTtgaatattacttttttataacCCTTCACAGTCTGTGTCGTATGCTATCTTCCAATAATTTTTGTCCACAAAGTTCCATTACATCGATTTAATATTCCCCCAAACCCCCAAAAATAGAATTCCGAAAAACTTTTAGAGTTTTAGGCAATCCAAAACAGTGGTTTCAGCATAGTCGTACGTTTGCGAGAATGATCTGGTTTTCCGCTCTCccctaaaaattttatttgtattttcatAAAGCATGTTGAAGGCAGAAACAGGTGCAAAATCAGTTTATTAGACACTCGtgcgaaaatatttaaaatctacGTAAAGTgagagatatatttttttatagaatatAGCAGTGTGTAGTACCTTTTGTTGAataacaaaaacagaaaaagagtCCATCATAGCAGCCAATGACGAAAAATGTGCATTTATTTTCACGCACTTCAGAATAGATAGCACACATTTagatttttgttacaaaatgtgataaaaagGATTTGTATTTACTTTGTGCTTGCGCAGACCGTTAAAAACTGCTGCACGAAGGCAAATTAATTTGATTTCGTGCAACAATTTTTCCGCATTGTAACAAataaaatagtaaaatatgCCTGGCGCCACAGTAATGCAATGCAACAGAATGGCATTACAtgcacaagaaaaaaaattgcagtGGCCCCAGCGTTTTATCACTTACCTTACTTGTATTAAAATTCGCGCTGTACTAGAATTCGCGCAGACCTAAGGTGTGCGAAATTAAGACTGAGCGAAAAATAATCCGCGCGAATAGCTTTCCTATCACAAACTTAGAAGTCGCTTAAGAAACCCTAAATTGATATGTAATTTAGTAACAGTTTTTGTAAGTAAAAATTTGAGATAGTTTTCAGCTGGTATAGTGActtcttttctgttttaaataaaattaaaattacaatgaAACCTCTTTTTCTTCGTCTTCGTCTTCCTCCTCGACCTTTATCTCCAGCGGGATTTTCTCTGGCTCAAGGTAATTTTCGAGCATGAACCCTTTCATTTTTTGGAAGACTTCGTTACTTGAATCTCCTTTTCCAACACATAATTTAATTGGTATTTCCAAGCCCCCTTGAGGTAAAGGACTTCTGCGGAACTTTGTCATTCGTACTGTTGCATTGATCACACCGTTGTATTCAAGGTAGAATTTGCAAAAGCGGGAAATTTCTCGTGGAAGATGCCCTACAATTGAAAGTTTCTCGATCTTTCCTTTGATTTGACAGTATAGTCCTATGGAATATGGGTCAAAAAGGTTAGCTTTATCCCGTTTCACGGTAAGCCTTTGTCCTAACTTTGGTAACCAAATCTTTCGGTACTCGTGAAATCCTCTGGAAGCACAATCAATAACAAGATCATGATCATCTGAAGTCAAATGTAAGTCTTCGAGTTCCTGTGCTCCTTCAACTTCACTTTGGTCTTGAGCCTCGCTTTTATTGTAATCTTTTCCATCTTCAAGATGGTGATCCTGATAAAAAGAGGCATGTTCTTCTTTCTCGCATTTCATGCACAGTGAGACTTTGCATTCTGTCCACCCAGGGTAACTTTCAGATGTTGGCACAGAAcaatttaaacttctgttacaGGCAAAGTCACCACACTTTAAGCAGAGATATTTTGTCATAGCTTGACAACCGACGCAGTTTCCCtcagccatttttaaaatcacttgTCAAAATGCAACGTGATTGTTTTCATCCGAGGATGCAATTGCATTGCAAAATCGAACGAAAATTTCTTTTCGAACGTAAGATGTCATTGAATTGATATGTTTGTGTTATGGTTTTGTCTTTCTAAAACAGATCTCCGTTGAAAACGTAATCATAAACTGTAATCTGTAATCATAAACTGTAATCGTAAACTGTACTGTAATTAATAGCTTTTAAAATCTCCTTTGATTTGCAACGTTTGCTTTAGTTTGACGAATAAATTTCAATTGAAAGACATTTCGACCATCGTTTTAGAACAATATGCAGAGTTTTTAACGAGAGTAGACATTTTGGGGTGCGCGAATTTAAAACTGAGCGAATATCTCCACTTTAGGATGCGCGAATTTAAGTCGCGCGAATTTAAAACTGAGTGAAAAATAGTACGACTCCAATCCAAATACAAGTAAGGTACCCTTTTTACGCCCACCTTAACTTTAATACATAATTTAATACAGGAAAATACATTCTTCGTCTTTTAGAAATTTTGTGAAGACTTTGATTAGAATTCAGCTGGCGTAAGATAATTTCTCCGTTCACCAGGTGTCCGCCTTTTGGAGCGTACGATAGAAAGACTACTGTAAAAAGTATTAGAATATTAGATTTTTGACTTGTTTGCATACACCTTCCGGCTGCACATGTGACACCTCGTGGCACTGATGTGTTACACGTTTAGTAATGGTGGATGACAGAACCGCTAAACGTTtctaataaacaaaacaaaatgaataaTTTGTTGACGTGTTTTAGACGGATTTTTAAGTGCACTTgatattttgttttgataaatgAATAACAAAATACGTCATACAAAAACGCTATAAAAAACAATCCTTTTGGTTAATTTAATTCATCTTTTGTTTCTTCCCACAACTATAATTTTTCACACAAAACTGAACAAAACTATCATCTTCCCATATAAGATAAACATACAtaataacattttaaatgtttttgtaaacgGATCTACTGAGTCTACTCATGACTGGACATCGTACATAAACTTTCTTTAACTTACTTACACTGAGAAACACTACAATAATTGCCTCTTATTTGTTCAAAaagcaaaatagaaaaacacaacaaaaataaaagatcTTCGATTTTACCATTCCACAACTTTCTGGCCCCATAAGTAGCTTTAATTGATTTTATGTGCATAAATTTATTGAATTAATCTATAAAGATCTGGATcccaaaagaatttaaaaaatataaaaataatattttttattagagAATGTTTATGCATGTTGTCCGAACACTATCTTCTTTTTCCCAGGGGGGCAGAGATGTTCTGGCAAGGAAGTCGGAATTTCATCATCGCTCTTTAACTTCACGTCAATGAGATACATAGCAAGAGCAAACTCTTCTTCGTCCAAATGCCCATCTTTGTCAATATCAGCAAGGGTCCATATTTTGGCAAGTGTGTTCTTGGGCAACTTAGATTTTACCATTTCTTTCTTGGCAGCAGCCCCTGTGATTTTTCCATCAACTGGATCAAGTTCTGCGAACCGTTGGTCATATTTATCTTTCTCTCCATTCGTATTCACCACCCACTGAGATGTTCCTGCTCCAAGTTTAAAACCTTCTGCAGCTCCTGTAGCAAAAGGATTGAAATCTCCCTGTGCACTGGCAAATACACCTCCTTTTACTGTCTGTTCATTGTTTCTTTCCTCAGCTTCGTGTGGCAACATAGCCattaacctagcaatatcgcCACTTAACATTTGATCAACTTTTTCGATCAATTTTGGTTTCATTGTTTGAAATTTGCTAAAATCATGATATTGTAGATTTTCCTGCATTCTTTGGAGATTTGGGAAGTCACCAGGCGAAATTTCGTGCTGCATCTGAATTCGACGAAATATATCAGCCAGATTTTTTATCAACTCTGCTTTTTTCTTGTCTTTGCCAAACATGGGCATTTCATCTTTCAAAGCAGAAATGATGTAAGCATGTAcctacaataaataaataaatgaataaaaaataaatgaatagataaataaataattaggaGAATGTAAAGCAATACTTTTCAAGGTATAAAATTTTACACGGAAATCAACTGCTCAcaacataaataatatataaatatatatatgaaaatgaTTCTCATTGCAAGTAAGATTAACACACAAagacaaaatcaaaatttgtttctagaaagttttattaaagttaaattaaaaatttaatgttaCCTTTGCTAATCTAGCTCTCTTAATTAAATCATTAAGCTTCCTCAGAGCCGCATTTTTAGGAAGGCTTTGTAAGTCCTGAAACAAATCGGTCTCCTCCAACTCAAACAATTTTCTATTGTCATCAATTCTAAGTGGCTGGTCCCAGAACGAACCAACATAAACACGAGTTACTTCAGGAGTGTTGATTACTTTTCCTAGGGACCACATCATTGCACCATACACTCTCATCAACTGCTGAGTTGAAATCATATCAGCCTTGTTTAATACAATTCGAATTTTGTCATCAAAACCATGCAATGCTTCTATTCCTCTTCTGAACTCATCAGATATATCTAACTTGTGTGCATCAAAAAGCAGAATAATTCGATCTACTCTTTCCGCAAACCACTCCAACACACCAGTAAAATCATAACCTCTGTTGATAGACTGCTTCTCACCCGAAAGAATACCAGGTGTATCAACTAGTGTTATTGTTTCTAACACAGGATTGTCAGTTTCTGCACACGAAAATCTGTTTAAAAACGCATTGCCAAAGGCTGACAATGAACGGAAACTTCTCTGTGAATCAACAACCAAGGCATTACCAGGAATGACTCTGTCATGGTTACCATGCATGACAGCAGTAAAGCAATCTGTTGTTGGTTCTGGTCCCACTCTCATACCAGGAAAGTCTTGTTCCAACAAATATCGAATAAATGTTGTTTTTCCTGTTGAGTACTGTCCCACCAGTAACACCATAGGTTTGTTAAAAAAGTCACTGTCGTCAAGCTTTGGTGAATGAAATTCGTGAAACTTGTATGTTTCTTCTAACGGTAATAACTTCTCTTTATACAACTTCTGTAAGCCTTGTGCAACTGAATCAAACACTTCaggcaatttttgttttttaccccAACGTGACATCTtatcgtttttttttgtttatcaaaTTATTTGAACTTTATTAATGTTAGTGCTGTAAAATATATAATCCTTTTAAATATCTAAAGATGTTGGTGTATTCGGTGATTCATTTGTGTTAGAATATAAACACAAACCCAAAAAGAAAGTCTTGACAGTGTCCGCAACAAACC
The genomic region above belongs to Hydractinia symbiolongicarpus strain clone_291-10 chromosome 4, HSymV2.1, whole genome shotgun sequence and contains:
- the LOC130640982 gene encoding EH domain-containing protein 3-like; protein product: MSRWGKKQKLPEVFDSVAQGLQKLYKEKLLPLEETYKFHEFHSPKLDDSDFFNKPMVLLVGQYSTGKTTFIRYLLEQDFPGMRVGPEPTTDCFTAVMHGNHDRVIPGNALVVDSQRSFRSLSAFGNAFLNRFSCAETDNPVLETITLVDTPGILSGEKQSINRGYDFTGVLEWFAERVDRIILLFDAHKLDISDEFRRGIEALHGFDDKIRIVLNKADMISTQQLMRVYGAMMWSLGKVINTPEVTRVYVGSFWDQPLRIDDNRKLFELEETDLFQDLQSLPKNAALRKLNDLIKRARLAKVHAYIISALKDEMPMFGKDKKKAELIKNLADIFRRIQMQHEISPGDFPNLQRMQENLQYHDFSKFQTMKPKLIEKVDQMLSGDIARLMAMLPHEAEERNNEQTVKGGVFASAQGDFNPFATGAAEGFKLGAGTSQWVVNTNGEKDKYDQRFAELDPVDGKITGAAAKKEMVKSKLPKNTLAKIWTLADIDKDGHLDEEEFALAMYLIDVKLKSDDEIPTSLPEHLCPPGKKKIVFGQHA